The window tctccagaaattctatatcatttccaattagtaatatgtcatccacatataatatcagaaatgctacagagctcccactcactttcttgtaaatacaggcttctccaaaagtctgtataaaaccaaatgctttgatcacactatcaaagcgtttattccaactccgagaggcttgcaccagtccataaatggatcgctggagcttgcacactttgttagctccctttggatcgacaaaaccttctggttgcatcatatacaactcttcttccagaaatccattcaggaatgcagttttgacatccatctgccaaatttcataatcataaaatgcggcaattgctaacatgattcagacagacttaagcatcgctacgggtgagaaggtctcatcgtagtcaatcccttgaactcgtcgaaaaccttttgcgacaagtcgagctttgtagacagtaatattaccgtcagcgtccgtcttcttcttgaagatccatttattctcaattgcttgccgatcattgggcaagtcaaccaaagtccatactttgttctcatacatggatcccatctcagatttcatggcttcaagccattttgcggaatctaggctcaccatcgcttcttcatagttcgtaggttcatcatgatctagtagcatgacttccagaacaggattaccataccactctggcgcggatctcactctggttgatctacgaggttcagtagtatcttgttctgaagtttcatgatcattatcattagcttcctcactaattggtgtaggtgtcacagaaacagatttctgtgatgtactactttccaataagggagtaggtacagttacctcgtcaagttctactttcctcccactcacttctttcgagagaaactccttctctagaaagtttccgaatttagcaacaaaagtcttgccttcggatctgtgatagaaggtgtatccaatagtttcctttggatatcctatgaagacacatttttctgatttgggttcgagcttatcaggttgaagctttttcacataagcattgcagccccaaactttcagaaacgacaactttggtttcttgccaaacctcagttcataaggcgtcgtctcaacggattttgatgatgccctatttaatgtgaatgcggccgtctctagagcgtatccccaaaacgatagcggtaaatcagtaagagacatcatagatcgtaccatatctagtaaagtatgattacgacgttcagacacaccattacgttgtggtgttccgggtggcgtgagttgcgaaactattccacattgtttcaaatgtacactaaactcataactcaaatattctcctccacgatcagatcgtaggaattttattttcttgttacgatgattttcaacttcactctgaaattctttgaacttttcaaacgtttcagacttgtgtttcattaagtagatatacccatatctgcttaagccatctgtgaaggtgagaaaataacgatatccgccacgagcctcaacattcatcggaccacatacatctgtatgtatgatttctaacaaatctgttgctctctccatagtaccggagaacggtgtttttgtcatcttacccataaggcacggttcgcaagtaccaagtgattcataatcaagtggttccaaaagcccatcagtatggagtttcttcatgcgctttataccgatatgacctaaacggcagtgccacaaataagttgcactatcattatcaactctgcatcttttggtttcaacactatgaatatgtgtgtcactactatcgagatttaataagaatagaccactctttaagggtgcatgaccataaaagatattactcatgtaaatagaacaaccattattctctgatttaaatgaataaccgtctcgcatcaaacaagatccagatataatgttcatgcttaacgctggcaccaaataacaattatttaggtctaatattaatcccgaaggtagatgtagaggtagcgtgccgactgcgatcacatcgactttggaaccatttcccacgcgcatcgtcacctcgtccttagccaatcttcgcttaatccgtagtacctgtttcgagttgcaaatattagcaacagaaccagtatcaaatacccaggtgctactgcgagcattagtaaggtacacatcaataacatgtatatcacatatacctttgttcaccttgccatccttcttatccgccaaatacttgaggcagttccgcttccagtgaccagtctgcttgcagtagaagcactcagtttcaggcttaggtccaggtttgggtttcttctcttgagcagcaactttcttgctgttctttttgaagttccccttcttcttccctttgccctttttcttgaaactagtagtcttgttgaccatcaacacttgatgctccttcttgatttctacctccgcagctttcagcattgcgaagagctcgggaatagtcttattcatcccttgcatattatagttcatcacgaagctcttatagcttggtggcagtgattggagaattctgtcaatgacgcaatcatctggaagattaactcccaattgaatcaagtgattattatacccagacattttgagtatatgctcactgacagaactgttctcctccatcttgcagctatagaacttattggagacttcatatctctcaatccgggcatttgcttgaaatattaacttcaactcctggaacatctcatatgctccatgacgttcaaaatgtcgttgaagtcccggttctaagccataaagcatggcacactgaactatcgagtagtcatcagctttgctctgtcaaatattcataacatctggtgttgctccagcagcaggcctggcacccagcggtgcttccaggacgtaattcttctgtgaagcaatgaggataatcctcaagttacggacccagtccgtgtaattgctaccatcatctttcaactttgctttctcaaggaatgcattaaaattcaacggaacaacagcacgggccatctatctacaatcaaacatgaataagcaagatactatcaggtactaagttcatgataaatttaggttcaattaatcatattacttaaagaactcccacttagatagacatccctctaatcctctaagtgattacgtgatccaaatcaactaaaccatgtccgatcatcacgtgagatggagtagcttcattggtgaacatcactatgttgatcatatctactatatgattcacgctcgacctttcggtctccgtgttccgaggccatatctgtatatgcttggctcgtcaagtataacctgagtattccacgtgtgcaactgttttgcacccgttgtatttgaacgtagagcctatcacacccgatcatcacgtggtgtctcagcacaaagaactttcgcaacggtgcatactcagggagaacacttcttgataattagtgagagatcatcttataatgctaccgtcaatcaaagcaagataagatgcataaaagataaacatcacatgcaatcaatataagtgatatgatatggccattatcatcttgtgcttgtgatctccatcttcgaagcaccgtcatgatcaccatcgtcaccggcgcgacaccttgatctccatcgtagcatcgttgtcgtctcgccaatcttatgctttcatgactatcgctaccgcttagtgataaagtaaagcattacagcgcgattgcattgcatacaataaagcgacaaccatatggctcctgccagttgccgataactcggttacaaaacatgatcatctcatacaataaaatttagcatcatgtcttgaccatatcacatcacaacatgccctgcaaaaacaagttagacatcctctactttgttgttgcaagttttacgtggctgctacgggcttaagcaagaaccaatcttacctaagcatcaaaaccacaatgatagtttgtcaagttggtgttgttttaaccttcgcaaggaccgggagtagccacactcggttcaactaaagttggacaaactgtcacccgctagccacctttgtgcaaagcacgtcgggagaaccggtctcgcgtaagcgtcgcgtaatgtcggtccgggccgcttcgtccaacaataccgccaaaccaaagtatgacatgctggtaagcagtatgacttatatcgcccacaactcacttgtgttctactcgtgcaaataacatcaacacataaaacctaggctctgataccactgttgggtaacgtagtaatttcaaaaaatttcctacgcacacgcaagatcatggtgaatgcataccaacaagaggggagagtgtgatctacgtacccttgtagattgacaaAGGATGCGTTAGCACaaagtggttgatgtagtcgtacgtcttcatggcccgaccgatcaagtaccgaaactacggcacctccgagttctagcacacgttcagctcgatgacgatccccggactccgatccagcaaagtgtcggggaagagttccatcagcatgacggcgtggtgacgatcttgatgtactaccgtcgcagggcttcgcctaagcaccgctacaatattatcgaggactatggtggaagggggcaccgcacacggctaaaaatatgatcacgtggatcaacttgtgtctctaggggtgccccctgcctccgtatataaaggatcaaagggggggggtgcggccggccaggagagggcgcgccaggaggagtcctactccctccgggagtaggattccccccctttcctagttggaataggattcgggaggggggaaagaggaNNNNNNNNNNNNNNNNNNNNNNNNNNNNNNNNNNNNNNNNNNNNNNNNNNNNNNNNNNNNNNNNNNNNNNNNNNNNNNNNNNNNNNNNNNNNNNNNNNNNNNNNNNNNNNNNNNNNNNNNNNNNNNNNNNNNNNNNNNNNNNNNNNNNNNNNNNNNNNNNNNNNNNNNNNNNNNNNNNNNNNNNNNNNNNNNNNNNNNNNNNNNNNNNNNNNNNNNNNNNNNNNNNNNNNNNNNNNNNNNNNNNNNNNNNNNNNNNNNNNNNNNNNNNNNNNNNNNNNNNNNNNNNNNNNNNNNNNNNgggggggggggcgccgcccccttctccttgtcctattcggactaggggggaggggcgcgcggcccagccctggccacctctcctctcttccactaaggcccactaaggcccatatacctcccggggggttccggtaacctcccggtactccggtaaaatcccgatttcacccggaacacttccgatatccaaatataggcttccaatatatcaatctttatgtctcgaccatttcgagactcctcgtcatgtccccgatcccatccgggactccgaactccttcggtacatcaaaactcataaactcataatataactgtcatcgaaaccttaagcgtgcggaccctacgggttcgagaacaatgtagacatgaccgagacacgtctctggtcaataaccaatagcggaacctggatgctcatattggctcctacacattctacgaagatctttatcggtcagaccgcataacaacatacgttgttccctttgtcatcggtatgttacttgcccgagattcgatcgtcggtatcttaatacctagttcaatctcattaccgacaagtctctttactcgtttcgtaatacatcatctcacaactaacttattagttgcaatgcttgcaaggcttatgtgatgtatattaccgagagggcccagagatacctctccgacaatcggagtgatagatcctaatctcgaaatacgccaacccaacatgtacctttggagacacctgtagagcacctttataatcacccagttacgttgtgacgtttggtagcacacaaagtgttcctccagtaaacgggagttgcataatctcatagtcataggaacatgtataagtcatgaagaaagcaatagcaacatactaaacgatcgggtgctaagctaatggaatgggtcatgtcaatcagatcattcacctaatgatgcgattccgttaatcaaataacaactctttgtccatggttaggaaacataaccatctttgattaacgagctagtctagtagaggcatactagtgacactctgtttgtctatgtattcacacatgtattatgtttccggttaatacaattctagcatgaataataaacatttatcatgatataaggaaataaataataactttatttttgcctctagggcatatttccttcacttacatGATACACTTAGTAGTTTTTTTGGCACAAGAGTTGACGAGGTCTGTTTGTATTTCTTGAGCTATCATTTTATTGTTCCTTGAAGCATTCTTGAGAACCACCTTGTTCGCTTCTTCAAAAATCTCCACTAGCCATTGCATAAGCTCAGGGAAATTACCTTTATGTAGTGAAACTTCTCTCCATCATGTTCACGAAAATCTAACCCTTGACAAAAAAGGAACCTCGGGCATTAAAAGGAATATGACAGGCCAGCTCTATATAAAACCTTGTCTCGTTTGATGGTTGAACAAAATGACTCTATGATTGTTGTGTTTGCTGCAATGAAGAAATTGTATTTCTCTTGTGCTTTGTTGTGTGCACACTGCACTATTGATTTCACCGACATGTTTCACAAAACTATCCTTGTGATTCTAATTTCTTAGTCACCCATTCACCAAAAATCTCCACCAACATGCAAATTATCATTGAAAAGATAACATACAAGCATAAAGCACCATCTAGTTCTTTACTATACTCAAGCCAACTATAAGACTTAAACCATTTAGCTACAAATATTGTTGCACACCTCCGGTGGGGTGTTGTGGAAAAGCATATTTTTTCGGTCAACAAGCCCCTTTTGCAATGTATCCTCTTCTAATCCTATTCGGACCATTAACATCATAAGTTGCGATTGGCATCCTCTTCCTAGGATCAGATTCACTCAATCGAACATCATAAACTGCATCTTCAATGTCACCCATTTCCTATATTTTTTCAGATTATTGGCTTGCTTCGTTCGCAATATTAGGTACTGTGATTGGACTTCTGTTGATGCCACTAATAATTTGCAGTTGTTGCGGAATATGAACTCAAGGGGAGCTCATGGTGCTATGAAGTTGATTCGGTGGGAAATTGTTCTACATCCGCACTTGCTGCTCAACCTAAATACATGGGTTGGATTTCTTCCCAACTTTAGTACATAAAGTTCTCAAATTAATGTTCTACTACATAAAAATTGAAATCCGCAAACATTTTTTAGTACCCAAACATTTTTCTAATATACGGTGAACATTTTTCATCTACTGATTTTTTGATATATGGTGAAAATTGGTGTAATATATGCTGGCATGTTTTTAAATACTACATATTGACCATGTAGATAAAAAAATTAtagtatatgatgaacatttttgtaatatagaTGGCCATTTTTAAAATATACATTGCACATTTTATAATATACGATGAGCAGTTTATAATACTAGATGAACCTTTTTTGGAgttctgaacatttttttgaaaacagCAGCCATTGTACAAGAAAAAACCAAAACAAAAGAAATGAGAAacccaaaaacaaaaacaaaacaaaacaaaacagagaaACCTACAGAAAAAAACGAAACAGAAAAAGGCAAAGGAAGAACCCGAACTGGGCCAGCCGGCTCGGCGTGCCCCAGTGGGCCGTCGTGGCGAATGCAACGGCTACATGGGCCGCTCTTCGTGAAAGAGAAGGAGGTCAGTTCATGGACCGCTACCAGTACACGGGCCTCGCTGTGGCAACACCCGCCGTGTACTAGTTTTCGCGGGAATCCAATGCCAAAATCGCTCCCCGCGGGAACCCGACGTCGGTCTGGTGACTTCTGGAGCCTTCCAGAACACTCCACAAGCTCCCAGAGCCGTCTGATCAGATCAGCACGAAGCACGAACATTGGCGCGCGAAGATATTTTCCTTCCCGACGACGCCGCACTGCATTTCATTTGAATTTCAAAAATCGAAAACGGAAAACACTTTCTCTCATCCCGAGGAGAGGCGGTTACGTGCCAGAGGAGCACGAGAGAGGCCAGCTCACGTGCCGCGCCCTCGCACCCCGCGCGGCCGCATCCGGGCCGTCCGCGCGGACAGCTGGCCGCGCCCCACCCGAACCGACGCCCAGGATCGCGCCCGCCACCCGCTTGCCTTAGCGTCCACGGCTCCTCCGGCTATATAACCCGACCCCCACCCGCTCCCCCTCCGGCATTCCATTTCCGTCCCACCACCGCACCACCACCACTCCACCAAAACCCTAGCGggcgagcgagggagagagagaccgCCCCGCCCGACCCCGCCGATGGAGAGATCCCGCCGCCTGCTGCTGGTGGCGGGCCTGCTCGCCGCGCTGctcccggcggcggcggccgccttcGGGCAGCAGCCGGGGGCGCCGTGCGAGCCCACGCTGCTGGCGACGCAGGTGGCGCTCTTCTGCGCGCCCGACATGCCCACCGCGCAGTGCTGCGAgcccgtcgtcgccgccgtcgacctcggcggcggggtCCCCTGCCTCTGCCGCGTCGCCGCGGAGCCGCAGCTCGTCATGGCGGGCCTCAACGCCACCCACCTCCTCACGCTCTACAGCTCCTGCGGCGGCCTCCGTCCCGGCGGcgcccacctcgccgccgcctgcgAAGGTACGCGCACGTTCACCGCCCTCCGTCCCTCCCTCTCTCTGTCTACGTGCAGATTTTCTGTGCTCTCTTTCCTGCTTGCCTAGTACGTAGTGTTCCATGGCCTCTCGGGCCGCTAGCGCTCCGATTTGCGTTGGTTTCCTTGCTGTTCTGCCGGATCTGTCGGCACGGCGCGCGGCGTCGGGTTCTCGCCGTCTCCCGTGGCGAGCGACCTGCGCAGCGCGCGTGCGGCCTGGCTAGCTTCATACCGCTGTACCTTGAGATACACGGAGCGATTTAGGGTCTACTCTGAGTATTTCGTCATCGTAGGATGCATGTGCCGCTCGCGATTGTTTCATCGATTTGAGATCTGTGCTTGTTCCCGCGAGTTAAGATGGATCTAGCGCCGTACGCAGATGAAGAGTCTGTTGCTCGAGTTATCTTATCTACCGTCGTTCGACTATGGTATTTGCCTGCTTCCTTTTGGCTGGGTTTATCGTGCACCATCCTGTTCGTGATAGCACTTTTGTGTCAAACCGCAACGCAGCTTTGCTTTCTGCGGTATCTTCTGCCTTGTTTGTCGCCTTGCTTGGTCAAAACTGAGAACTCTTGCTGTTTGATCGACCGAGGGCAGAGGCAGAGCAAGAGCCTGCCGTGCTTTTGGCTCTGCAGTGCGTCGTCTCTGCCTCCTTTGCCAAACATTTCCATGTTGATCCTCTGGGGGCACTGCTTTTTTGCATGCGGTTTCCGTAGCCTTCCTCTTTCATGAAAAAAGGTTTGGGTCAAATCAAATGGATCGCCTATTGGCAGAGCAGCAGCAGATAGCTGGCTGTCTCACAGCTTTGGCAGAATCGGTCTGTTGCCTGCCACCGTGTCTCTTATCTTGTTGCGCACGTCGTCACCTCCTCCTACTTTTTTTTCCAGTTTTGTTTACTTTTGATGAAATACGGACGAACGGCTGGTAATTATTAACTTTGGTTGCTGTTGTTACTGTGGATTTTGGACGCAGGACTCGCTCCCCCGGCCGCCGTCGTCAGCAGCCCCCCGCCCCCGCCACCGTCGACCGCACCTCGCCGCAAGCAGCCAGCGCGTGCGTACCTCTCCCTCTCGCCCGCATCTCGCTCCGTATTAACTGATTGTGTCTGCATACTGACGTGTGCTTTGGCTTTGGATCTGTTTCGCAGACgacgcaccaccgccgccgccgtcgtccccgcCGCCGTCCCAGGAACACGACGGCGCCGCTCCCCACGCCAAGGCCGCCCCCGCCCAGGCGGCTACCTCCCCGCTCGCGCCCGCTGctgccatcgccccgccgccccagGCGCCACACTCCGCCGCGCCCACGGCGTCATCCAAGGCGGCCTTCTTCTTCGTCGCCACGGCCATGCTCGGCCTCTACATCATCCTCTGAGTCGCCGACCCCGAGGCCATGGTCCGTCCAGTTGCAGTAGAATGCTCGTCGTCTTGTTCCGTTTCATGCTTGTCGCCGTTCGAGGTTCGTTTCTGCAGTCCGATTGAGAAGAAGACGGTGGGTTTTGATCGCGTCCCGAGATTTCTGTTGTCGATCGTAGCGTCCTGGTAGTAGTAGTGTCTGGTAGCAGCAGTATGTTCATGTGTCCTCGGTCGCCTAGTTTTGGTCTCAAGTAGTAGTGTCTGTCCACCGTGTTTGCGTGGTCGCGGAGAACATCATTGGGTTTTGCGATTCCTCTGGTCAGATGAACCACTGCTATGTGATCGATCGATATGATCTGAATGGAATGGATCAAGTTTTGCGTTCTGCTGATGACGTGATGCTTCTTCAGTTATATTCATGCTTCTTCAGATATGATTTGAATTTGTGGAGCAGCAGTTTGGCTTTCTTTTGTTCTGCTATGGATGAATGCTTCTTGCATGCATCTTGTCTTTGCTTAATTTGAACTGTAGAACGGATGCAGTTCTggtttctgctaatgatgtgatgatTCTTCATATGCATATGCTCTGTACATGTTCATCTCTTCAAATTTGTGCAGCAACAGTTTGTAGCTTTCATTCGGCTCTGAATGAAATGCCTCTTGCATGTTGTCTTTGCTTAATTTGTTTTTCACGGGGAGCCTGCTGCAGCTTTCTGTTGCCATGTTGTTTTCCACGCCAGGACAAAATAGATGGTGCGGTTTGATTCGATCCCGGTTAATTGCTTGATGCTTGCTAGCTTCTGATCAATCCCTTCATCACGATGTTCCGGAGAGCCACATGGAACTGGAGGGGGGAGATTCAAATTCATGCATGCAAATTTGTGTTGGTATTGGGTCACGTCAAGCAGTCACTTTTTGCAGTATCACTCTTACCATTTTATCCTTTTGTTGAAACCTCTCTCCTCACCCCAAAAGTTGATGCAATAGTGCTATGCCCACCCATGCTTTTTTCATATGATTGTAAAATTTGAATCTACTTTATCTTTTGAGCCCAAAGTCCCATTTTACTATCTGTTTGCATATTTGTGTTCCTTGCGGCGAGGGCTATCAAGCAAGGCCTTTCTTGAATATATTTTGgcaagttttcaaatttgaattctaaAACATGGTGAAACTCTATGAAACAAATCTCAAAGTATATGACCTTATCACCAATCCACCATTCTACAAATATTTCATTCTCCGGCATCGCCTGCTTCCGACGGCGATGCCGCTGTaggtcctcgccgccgccgcaacTCTTCCGCTAGCTATGTGGTGGTACTGTTGGCACTCCACCCTCATTTCCCGTCTCTTTCTATCGTCTCTAACCACCGCACAACGTTCCCTACGTGGGGAGGAGCAACAATATCTGCTTCAACTCTTTGGAGGGTAAATTGCATGGATTTCATTCACAAAGAAAATATTGCATGGATTTTAAGTCAATTTTTGTGGCTGTGGATCAATCAACCAAACAATTTGGGAGAAAAAATTCAGCTCAGAATCTGTATGAGTGTGGTTGTGTTTGTGTGACCCTTGCGTGAGGAACAGCAGGGACGCCAAGGAGGGTTGCCATGGACGCAACAAGCAGAGGAGCCGACGGGCCTCTGAGGAATGCTGTCGCGGACGGCGGGGGAGAGTAGCGGGGAGGGAGCGCCCAGTGCTAATAGCGGGGAGGGAGCGCCCAGTGCTAATAGCGGGGAGGAACACTTTTTCCAATACATGGTAACATTTTACAAATACGTTACGCATTTTTTGAATGACAAAAACATTTTTCAAACTGTACAAAAAAttcttttacattgtataaacaatTTTGAGATTTCATGGACATTTTTTTGGAAACTAGTGAATATTTTTAAAAGCACCATGTACATGTGAATCTTCCGAGGTGCTTCTCTGTGCTAATAACGGTTGAACCGTAGGCGTCCACGAAGAACCCACAACCTTTTTTTCTTCATTATATACTTTGTTTTTTTCttggttttcttctttttcttcggttTTCTTTGCTTTTCATTCATGTGATGGCGCGTTCATGTGCTCTTTCAGAGGTGCTTCTGTGTGCTCGTAACGGTTGAGCTGCAGGCGTCAAAGAAGAACCTACAACCTTTTTTTCTTCGTTATAATTCCTTTCTTCATTATACTTTGGTTTTCTTCATTATAAACATCATGTACATTTTTTTAATGGAAGTACTTTTTCTGAACTATGCGAGAATTGTTTTTCAGTTGTGTAAACATTTATTTTAATTGTCACGGACATTCCTTCAATTGCCAGAATTTTTTTTCTTTGGAGTGTTACATACCGTTTGGACTTTACGTTAGGCATGCATTTTTTTACATTGTATGCACATTTAAAAATTATCGCATACATTTTTTCTAAAACACAGGACATTTTTTCATTATAAGAGACAGTTTTTCTTAAGTTATCTACACTTCCTAAAACTGCGGTAACAACATAATTTCAAAACTTATATTTTAAAATTCAATGTTCTGAATTTTTTAAGTAAACTTTAgttttgtaatatatatatatatatatatatatatatatatatatatatatatNNNNNNNNNNNNNNNNNNNNNNNNNNNNNNNNNNNNNNNNNNNNNNNNNNNNNNNNNNNNNNNNNNNNNNNNNNNNNNNNNNNNNNNNNNNNNNNNNNNNNNNNNNNNNNNNNNNNNNNNNNNNNNNNNNNNNNNNNNNNNNNNNNNNNNNNNNNNNNNNNNNNNNNNNNNNNNNNNNNNNNNNNNNNNNNNNNNNNNNNNNNNNNNNNNNNNNNNNNNNNNNNNNNNNNNNNNNNNNNNNNNNNNNNNNNNNNNNNNNNNNNNNNNNNNNNNNNNNNNNNNNNNNNNNNNNNNNNNNNNNNNNNNNNNNNNNNNNNNNNNNNNNNNNNNNNNNNNNNNNNNNNNNNNNNNNNNNNNNNNNNNNNNNNNNNNNNNNNNNNNNNNNNNNNNNNNNNNNNNNNNNNNNNNNNNNNNNNNNNNNNNNNNNNNNNNNNNNNNNNNNNNNNNNNNNNNNNNNNNNNNNNNNNNNNNNNNNNNNNNNNNNNNNNNNNNNNNNNNNNNNNNNNNNNNNNNNNNNNNNNNNNNNNNNNNNN is drawn from Triticum dicoccoides isolate Atlit2015 ecotype Zavitan chromosome 4A, WEW_v2.0, whole genome shotgun sequence and contains these coding sequences:
- the LOC119289276 gene encoding protein SCARECROW 2-like, which gives rise to MERSRRLLLVAGLLAALLPAAAAAFGQQPGAPCEPTLLATQVALFCAPDMPTAQCCEPVVAAVDLGGGVPCLCRVAAEPQLVMAGLNATHLLTLYSSCGGLRPGGAHLAAACEGLAPPAAVVSSPPPPPPSTAPRRKQPAHDAPPPPPSSPPPSQEHDGAAPHAKAAPAQAATSPLAPAAAIAPPPQAPHSAAPTASSKAAFFFVATAMLGLYIIL